A portion of the Flavobacterium limnophilum genome contains these proteins:
- a CDS encoding hybrid sensor histidine kinase/response regulator, producing the protein MENSKGTILIVDDNINNLKVLAGVLKENSYDFRMAKSGQLALNILEKTTPDLILLDIQMPEMDGFETCRRIKANEKTKKIPIIFLTANIDSESIAKAFESGGVDYVTKPFNSNELLARIDTHIKLKNQAEELERQNATKDKFFSIISHDLTNPIAGIIGFSDLILEDFNELESTNIETFVGYINQSAKFSLELLQNLLEWSRIQIGSLESVKVDFDLRNLIDINIEGSRPQALTKNIQIKSNIQENLLICADEKMISTVVRNLISNAIKFTPNGGTITISSEKKIVSDKKIIETEIRDTGIGMEEEDIQKLFKIEQNYMSKGTNNETGTGLGLILCKEFLNQNNGTIRVESQPTIGSNFIFTLDSTPTLS; encoded by the coding sequence ATGGAAAATTCGAAAGGAACAATTTTAATTGTTGACGACAATATAAATAATTTAAAGGTTTTAGCGGGAGTCTTAAAGGAAAACTCATACGATTTTAGAATGGCTAAAAGCGGTCAATTGGCTTTGAACATTCTAGAAAAAACCACTCCCGATTTAATCCTTCTTGACATACAAATGCCAGAAATGGATGGATTTGAAACCTGCAGAAGAATTAAAGCAAACGAAAAGACTAAAAAAATCCCAATAATTTTTCTAACTGCGAATATAGATTCTGAAAGTATCGCTAAAGCCTTTGAATCAGGAGGCGTAGATTATGTAACAAAACCATTTAATTCAAATGAACTTTTAGCTCGTATTGATACCCATATCAAATTAAAAAACCAAGCAGAAGAACTGGAACGCCAAAACGCGACAAAAGACAAATTTTTTTCAATAATATCGCATGATTTAACAAACCCAATAGCCGGCATTATTGGATTTTCCGATTTGATACTGGAAGATTTCAATGAATTGGAATCAACCAATATTGAAACTTTTGTTGGATACATAAACCAATCGGCAAAATTCTCTTTAGAGTTACTTCAAAACTTATTAGAGTGGTCCAGAATTCAAATTGGCAGTTTAGAATCTGTCAAAGTCGATTTTGACTTGAGAAATTTAATCGATATAAATATTGAGGGGAGCAGACCTCAGGCATTAACAAAAAACATTCAGATAAAATCTAATATTCAAGAAAACTTATTGATCTGTGCAGATGAAAAAATGATTTCAACTGTAGTTCGAAATTTAATTTCAAATGCAATCAAATTCACTCCAAATGGAGGCACAATAACCATATCATCCGAAAAAAAGATTGTTTCAGACAAAAAAATTATCGAAACAGAAATTAGGGATACAGGCATAGGCATGGAAGAGGAAGATATTCAGAAACTTTTCAAAATTGAACAAAACTATATGTCAAAAGGAACCAATAACGAAACGGGAACAGGCTTGGGATTGATACTTTGCAAAGAGTTTTTAAATCAAAATAACGGAACAATTAGGGTCGAAAGTCAACCAACTATTGGAAGCAATTTCATTTTCACCCTGGATTCGACACCGACACTATCCTAA
- the deoC gene encoding deoxyribose-phosphate aldolase, protein MNIKQYLDSTYLKTPEQAGLSEAENTIIAKGFIQEAIEENFKLIMIRPNIVSIAKKMITDANSPVQIGTVIDFPEGKSGLEAKLAEAAQAIKDGADDLDFVCNYEAFKEGNVDLVKEEILMCTQLGLANNKVVKWIIEVAALTDKQIIQLSALIKNSVIANFKEENYSSVFVKSSTGFYKTENNLPNGATVPTILLMLENASPLPVKAAGGVRTYEEAVEMIRLGVKRIGTSGAKAIANGQKAQGEY, encoded by the coding sequence ATGAATATAAAGCAATATTTAGATTCTACTTATTTAAAAACTCCCGAGCAAGCTGGACTTAGCGAAGCCGAAAACACCATAATTGCCAAAGGATTTATTCAGGAAGCCATTGAGGAAAATTTCAAGCTCATCATGATTCGCCCCAATATAGTTTCCATTGCAAAAAAAATGATTACCGATGCCAATTCCCCTGTGCAAATAGGAACGGTAATCGATTTTCCGGAAGGGAAATCGGGTTTGGAAGCCAAACTTGCCGAAGCAGCACAAGCCATTAAAGATGGTGCCGACGATTTGGATTTTGTATGCAATTACGAAGCATTCAAAGAAGGAAATGTAGATTTGGTAAAAGAAGAAATTTTGATGTGTACCCAACTGGGTCTTGCCAACAACAAAGTCGTAAAATGGATTATCGAAGTGGCAGCACTTACGGATAAGCAAATTATCCAGTTGTCGGCTTTGATAAAAAATAGCGTCATCGCAAATTTCAAAGAAGAAAATTATTCCTCGGTTTTCGTGAAGTCTTCAACCGGATTTTATAAAACAGAAAATAATCTTCCCAATGGAGCAACAGTTCCAACGATACTATTGATGCTCGAAAACGCATCGCCTCTTCCGGTAAAAGCCGCTGGTGGAGTGAGAACTTATGAAGAAGCAGTCGAAATGATTCGACTTGGCGTAAAACGAATTGGTACTTCGGGAGCTAAAGCCATTGCCAACGGACAAAAAGCCCAAGGCGAGTACTAA
- a CDS encoding VanZ family protein, producing the protein MIKSSDLPTISVLYLDKAIHATFHFVFTVLWFLFLKKKLDTSNSYKPLVVSFILSFFFGIAIELMQKFFTTTRSADIIDELANLTGATLAVVAIVVLNKCSSIVDRI; encoded by the coding sequence TTGATAAAATCAAGCGACCTTCCAACGATTAGTGTTCTCTATCTGGATAAAGCAATTCACGCTACTTTCCATTTTGTGTTTACGGTGCTTTGGTTTTTGTTTTTAAAAAAGAAATTAGATACGTCAAACAGCTATAAGCCTTTGGTTGTTTCATTCATCTTGTCTTTTTTTTTCGGAATAGCAATAGAATTGATGCAGAAATTTTTCACGACTACAAGAAGCGCGGATATAATTGACGAATTGGCAAATTTGACCGGAGCAACTTTGGCAGTTGTTGCAATTGTTGTGCTTAATAAATGCAGCAGTATAGTGGATAGGATTTAA
- a CDS encoding gliding motility protein RemB, which yields MKKGLLSLFLSLCSFVALSQNVNTTPKKAVSSPSRFPVFPKCENLEASTLEKCFYNEVQDFVFENFVVPENLVQNNFQGKVKVLFEVDEKGVFKVVYANAVDDALIKEAKRVFAKFPKIKPSTYNGNPAFSQYNITISIPLKSAEQQAAEALAAAAAVEAKNASTKKLTELDSIPYKKFNNPQFKSHLNIPFSHSYYAHFDASMNQVGSNNHTGSKPYTYAEVAKYYDFTAENEKIKKDKSGWWGRKLWNENLVEIQGEDYWFVINPIVDLQVGTASGKNQVSTFVNTRGINFSGGLGSQVNFTTTIFESQGRFADYYNRYAELIKPAGGNPAIIPGIGIAKDFKTDAYDFPLAEANITFAPAKFIDFQLGYGRNFIGDGYRSILEGDGTSPYPYFKINTNFWKIKYTNTYMWLKDVRPEVSVEKTYATKFMANHYLSWNISNRLNLGLFESVVWSDTNNRGFDMYFVNPIIFYRAVEFAASGRTGNALLGLTYKYKWSNQVNLYGQLLIDEFSTDAIKGGGNSWKNKFAYQLGVKYFNAFKVDNLLLQLEYNHVRPYVYSHSDPLTNYAHANQSMGHQWGGNFEEIVAIGRYHKGRLFADAKMTYGIRGFDFASSGANSNYGGNIYRDYDVERYADTGVKVGQGNKTNVFITDLQAGYLINPMTNLKLFGSFIYRNFDPSKDTATTFKESTTWFSLGIRSDVFNWYFDY from the coding sequence ATGAAAAAAGGATTGCTTTCATTGTTTTTATCTCTTTGCAGTTTTGTCGCTTTGTCGCAAAATGTAAATACTACTCCCAAAAAAGCAGTGAGTTCTCCATCACGATTTCCTGTTTTTCCCAAATGTGAAAATTTAGAAGCTTCAACCTTGGAGAAATGTTTTTACAATGAAGTGCAGGATTTCGTTTTCGAAAATTTTGTGGTTCCCGAGAATCTAGTTCAAAATAATTTTCAGGGAAAAGTAAAAGTGCTTTTTGAAGTCGACGAAAAAGGTGTTTTCAAAGTGGTTTATGCCAATGCGGTTGACGATGCCTTAATTAAGGAAGCAAAAAGAGTTTTTGCCAAGTTTCCAAAAATCAAGCCGTCAACCTACAATGGGAATCCCGCTTTTTCCCAATACAATATCACTATTTCAATACCCTTAAAAAGTGCCGAACAACAAGCCGCCGAAGCGCTAGCTGCAGCTGCTGCAGTGGAGGCTAAAAATGCGTCAACCAAGAAATTGACGGAATTGGACAGTATTCCGTATAAGAAATTTAACAATCCCCAGTTCAAAAGTCATTTGAATATTCCGTTTTCGCACAGTTATTACGCCCATTTCGATGCTTCGATGAATCAGGTTGGAAGTAACAACCACACAGGCTCGAAGCCGTATACTTATGCAGAAGTTGCCAAATATTACGATTTCACGGCCGAAAACGAAAAAATAAAAAAAGACAAATCAGGCTGGTGGGGACGAAAATTATGGAATGAAAACTTGGTCGAAATTCAGGGTGAGGACTATTGGTTTGTCATCAATCCCATTGTTGATTTACAAGTGGGGACAGCTTCAGGGAAAAATCAGGTCAGTACATTTGTAAATACACGAGGGATAAATTTTAGTGGTGGATTGGGTTCGCAAGTAAATTTCACGACAACCATTTTTGAAAGTCAAGGACGTTTTGCCGATTATTATAATCGTTATGCCGAATTGATAAAACCAGCCGGCGGAAATCCTGCCATTATTCCCGGAATTGGAATTGCCAAAGATTTCAAGACGGATGCCTACGATTTTCCGTTGGCGGAAGCCAATATCACATTTGCTCCGGCAAAATTTATCGATTTTCAATTGGGTTATGGCAGAAATTTCATTGGTGACGGATACCGATCTATATTGGAAGGTGACGGTACAAGTCCGTATCCGTATTTTAAAATAAATACCAATTTTTGGAAAATAAAATACACCAACACTTATATGTGGCTCAAAGACGTGCGTCCGGAAGTCTCTGTCGAAAAAACCTATGCCACGAAGTTTATGGCCAACCATTATTTGAGCTGGAATATTTCGAATCGATTGAATTTGGGGCTTTTTGAATCGGTAGTTTGGTCGGATACCAATAATAGGGGATTTGACATGTATTTCGTGAATCCCATTATTTTTTATCGCGCCGTCGAGTTTGCCGCTTCCGGAAGAACAGGAAATGCACTTTTGGGCTTGACTTACAAATACAAATGGAGCAATCAGGTGAATCTTTATGGACAATTGCTGATTGACGAATTTTCGACCGATGCCATAAAGGGGGGGGGCAATAGTTGGAAAAATAAATTTGCCTATCAGTTGGGCGTGAAATATTTCAATGCTTTTAAAGTAGACAATTTATTGTTGCAGTTGGAATACAATCACGTTCGTCCTTATGTGTATTCGCACAGTGATCCACTTACCAATTATGCTCACGCCAATCAAAGTATGGGGCATCAATGGGGTGGAAATTTCGAAGAAATCGTTGCCATTGGTCGTTACCACAAAGGGCGACTTTTTGCCGATGCCAAAATGACCTATGGAATTCGCGGTTTTGATTTTGCCAGTTCAGGAGCCAATTCCAATTATGGCGGGAATATTTACAGGGATTATGATGTTGAGAGATATGCTGACACGGGCGTAAAAGTGGGTCAAGGAAATAAAACCAATGTTTTTATCACGGACTTGCAAGCGGGATATTTGATAAACCCAATGACGAACTTGAAACTTTTTGGTAGTTTTATTTACAGGAATTTTGACCCTTCAAAAGACACGGCCACAACCTTCAAGGAAAGCACTACTTGGTTTTCTTTGGGAATTCGCTCGGACGTGTTCAATTGGTATTTTGATTATTAG
- the gcvH gene encoding glycine cleavage system protein GcvH has translation MNIPANLKYTKDHEWVSIEGDVATVGITHFAQKELGDIVYVEVETLDQTLEKDEVFGTVEAVKTVSDLFLPLSGEIIAFNDDLESSPESVNTDPYGAGWMIKVKIANVAEIDSLLSSEAYKELIGA, from the coding sequence ATGAACATACCAGCAAATTTAAAGTACACAAAAGATCACGAATGGGTTAGCATTGAAGGCGATGTTGCAACAGTTGGAATTACTCATTTCGCACAAAAAGAGCTTGGAGATATCGTATATGTTGAAGTGGAAACTTTAGACCAAACTTTGGAGAAAGACGAGGTTTTTGGAACAGTTGAAGCCGTAAAAACTGTTTCGGATTTGTTTCTTCCTTTATCTGGAGAAATCATTGCATTCAATGATGATTTGGAAAGTTCACCAGAAAGTGTAAATACCGATCCTTATGGTGCAGGCTGGATGATAAAAGTGAAAATTGCCAATGTTGCCGAAATTGATTCTTTGCTTTCGAGTGAAGCATATAAGGAATTAATAGGTGCTTAA